From Toxorhynchites rutilus septentrionalis strain SRP chromosome 2, ASM2978413v1, whole genome shotgun sequence, a single genomic window includes:
- the LOC129765235 gene encoding uncharacterized protein LOC129765235 isoform X3, producing the protein MQRRTPTSSQQSKENASNRLQQQQQQLKKPSEGGSGKKSSTNQDSDADETNSNVVGGSNASSTVNKDEDDIYEFKSTPKDSSSSSSDEKESNSDKNEKTSGDKGSTNNGGGGDGGDATQVASSSGGGSSSGTGSGSGGVPKRPFSEVNDAAEDNAGGANNEDDNKRKKRKDSDTTNKETSKSGTGGNRGATPRQEKSGKSSGLPSKNLSLTGKSALDRKSPCASPKPTPSLSSSTLINKAANNNNDSDGETEDTGGQNKDSSFSSGGGGPKVPPLKIVIPQQNSSGDAETSGSSRNGKNASARNHAALPYVVASSNSNDSSADKESTSSRSASPSDSKSSDEKATSKSSDERMQSRVLRSHRGGGGSNASSEGGSGRNKDNQSDRSVDRSNNSSPQMQQISAAPSPASNSGDVGGGSTSGSTGGQGKDGNNSSPSAGNQKEGDPENGTSSSGSNPKSPPTSCSTTTSATTNSSTVSGGGTNLNQTNQSNNNSSSSTTETAVHPRKRKIKTSKDQTSTTASSSSTPSTSSSSASASNDEKKEVKDEAPDVHPHDQPITNCYQMFLNIRKQIERRQRSLFPVQPKPPQGFKDYLLNRCAYALAGKTPSEPNVQPPANLPVQMKDLFATQEKERHKLKMQHIVEKEKLVLAVEQEILRVHGRAARALANQSLPFSVCTILKDEEVYNIITPEQEEKDRNARSRYNGRLFLSWLQDVDDKWEKIKEAMLLRHHNEAESLHAVQKMDWEWKMKESLLCEFKAKPIIEESHVPMVNVSDDFDLLPADCRLAVKKGARRRSKKKLSLEISLQNLSMSNRSTSRLKPKVSHRRSI; encoded by the exons ATGCAACGACGTACGCCAACATCGTCGCAACAAAGTAAAG AAAATGCATCCAACCGTctgcaacagcagcaacagcagctgaAGAAGCCCTCAGAAGGTGGAAGCGGGAAAAAGAGCTCTACCAATCAGGATAGCGACGCCGACGAAACCAACAGTAATGTTGTGGGTGGCTCGAATGCCTCCTCCACTGTTAACAAGGATGAAGATGACATTTACGAGTTCAAATCCACCCCGAAAGATTCCAGCTCCAGCTCGAGTGATGAGAAGGAGAGCAATAGtgataaaaatgagaaaacatcCGGAGACAAGGGCAGCACTAACAATGGCGGTGGCGGAGATGGCGGTGATGCCACTCAAGTGGCCAGTTCTTCAGGCGGTGGCAGTAGCTCGGGGACGGGGAGCGGTTCTGGTGGCGTCCCGAAACGACCTTTCTCGGAAGTGAATGATGCCGCTGAAGACAACGCGGGTGGTGCTAACAATGAGGATGATAATAAGAGAAAAAAGCGGAAGGACTCAGACACAACCAACAAAGAGACGAGCAAGAGTGGGACTGGCGGAAATCGAGGAGCAACGCCGAGACAAGAAAAAAGTGGTAAATCATCAGGTTTACCTTCCAAGAATCTCAGTTTGACCGGCAAGAGCGCCCTAGATCGAAAGAGTCCATGCGCGAGTCCTAAGCCAACGCCAAGCTTATCCTCATCGACGTTAATCAATAAAGCGgctaacaacaacaatgacagtgATGGAGAGACCGAAGATACAGGTGGTCAGAATAAAGATTCGAGTTTTAGTAGTGGTGGTGGTGGACCAAAGGTTCCTCCGCTGAAAATTGTTATACCGCAGCAGAATTCCAGCGGAGATGCGGAAACGAGCGGAAGCTCTCGAAATGGCAAGAATGCCTCTGCTAGAAATCATGCCGCTCTACCTTATGTGGTAGCATCATCCAACAG CAATGATTCTAGTGCCGATAAAGAGAGTACCTCATCGCGCTCGGCAAGTCCCTCGGATTCAAAGAGTTCCGATGAAAAGGCGACATCGAAGTCCAGCGACGAGCGGATGCAATCGCGCGTACTTCGAAGTCACCGTGGAGGTGGTGGTAGCAACGCATCTTCCGAGGGAGGCAGCGGTCGTAACAAAGACAATCAGAGTGATCGCTCGGTGGACCGATCAAATAATTCATCCCCACAGATGCAACAGATCAGTGCTGCACCATCCCCGGCTTCCAACAGTGGTGATGTCGGGGGCGGTAGCACTAGTGGGAGCACCGGAGGTCAGGGTAAAGACGGCAACAATTCTAGTCCCAGCGCAGGGAATCAGAAAGAGGGTGACCCCGAGAATGGGACGAGCAGTAGTGGTAGCAATCCGAAAAGCCCTCCCACTTCGTGTAGTACAACAACATCCGCTACTACGAACAGTAGTACCGTTAGTGGAGGCGGAACAAACTTGAACCAAACCAATCAATCGAATAACAACAGTTCGAGCTCGACTACTGAAACAGCAGTTCATCCgagaaagaggaaaataaaaacaagcaAAGATCAGACGTCGACAACGGCTTCGAGCTCGTCAACGCCTTCAACATCCTCTTCATCCGCTTCAGCATCCAATGACGAGAAGAAGGAAGTTAAAGATGAAGCCCCGGATGTTCACCCACACGATCAGCCAATTACTAACTGCTATCAGATGTTTTTGAACATACGTAAACAGATTGAACGTCGACAACGAAGTTTGTTCCCGGTTCAGCCGAAACCTCCACAAGGATTCAAAGATTATCTCTTGAATCGATGTGCATACGCACTAGCAGGAAAGACACCGTCAGAACCAAACGTTCAACCTCCTGCAAATCTCCCGGTACAGATGAAGGATCTTTTCGCAACCCAAGAAAAAGAACGACACAAACTCAAAATGCAGCATATCGTTGAGAAGGAGAAGCTTGTTCTCGCCGTTGAACAGGAAATTCTTCGGGTTCACGGTCGTGCCGCCAGGGCCCTCGCAAACCAATCGCTTCCCTTTTCTGTTTGTACAATCCTAAAGGACGAGGAAGTGTACAACATCATTACACCGGAACAGGAGGAGAAGGATCGCAATGCTCGGTCACGGTACAATGGACGTTTGTTTCTCAGCTGGCTGCAGGATGTTGATGACAAGTGGGAGAAAATAAAAGAAGCTATGCTTCTCCGACATCACAACGAAGCGGAAAGTCTCCACGCCGTCCAGAAGATGGACTGGGAATGGAAAATGAAG